One Cucurbita pepo subsp. pepo cultivar mu-cu-16 chromosome LG20, ASM280686v2, whole genome shotgun sequence genomic window carries:
- the LOC111783129 gene encoding aspartyl protease APCB1 produces the protein MESDKIKGVVIITLPPPDNPSLGKSITAFTLTDDFSESPRESVAVGQEEREPNSNHLTLPPDLPIQTPSNQRSIPLSRELFAGTPRKLVVLLSIALVAIYLYSSSFPETLQELRSSEKNDDDRRTSLLFPLYFQSELGDSSDFQLKLGRTKGLNKDDLSAAFNDVLGVPKPTKLISSTLKSDSSAVFPVRGDIYPDGLYYTYIMVGEPPRPYFLDIDTGSDLTWVQCDAPCTSCGKGRSPLYKPKRENVVSFKDSLCMEVQRNYNGDQCATCHQCDYEIQYADQSSSLGVLVKDEFTLKFSNGSLTKLNAIFGCAYDQQGVLLNTLSKTDGILGLSRAKVSLPSQLASQGIINNVVGHCLTGDPASGGYMFLGDDFVPQWGMAWVAMLDSPSIDFYQTKVVRIDYGSSPLSFDTWGSNRGRVVFDSGSSYTYFTKEAYSQLVASLEELSAFGLIVQDSSDIICWRTESSIRSVKDVKRFFKPLTLQFESRFWIVSTKLEIPPENYLVINKEGNVCLGILDGSQVHDGSTTILGDNALRGKLVVYDNVNNRIGWTSSDCHNPRRMKRLPLF, from the exons ATGGAGTCCGATAAGATTAAAGGGGTCGTCATAATCACTCTTCCGCCACCGGACAATCCGTCGTTGGGTAAATCCATCACTGCTTTTACACTCACCGACGACTTCTCGGAATCTCCCCGCGAATCCGTTGCCGTTGGTCAAGAAGAACGAGAACCCAACAGCAACCATTTGACTCTCCCACCGGATCTTCCGATTCAGACCCCTTCTAATCAGCGAAGTATTCCTTTGTCGAGGGAGCTTTTTGCTGGTACTCCTAGAAAGCTCGTCGTCTTATTAAGCATTGCCCTCGTTGCTATTTATCTTTATTCTTCCAGTTTTCCGGAGACCCTTCAGGAACTTCGTAGTTCCGAGAAGAATGATGATGATCGCCGTACTTCCTTGCTGTTTCCCCTTTATTTCCAATCGGAGTTGGGTGACAGCAGTGATTTCCAGCTTAAGTTGGGCAGGACTAAGGGTCTAAATAAGGATGATCTGAGTGCAGCTTTCAATGATGTACTTGGAGTTCCCAAGCCTACCAAATTGATTTCTTCCACTTTAAAATCTGACTCTTCAGCCGTTTTTCCTGTGCGTGGAGATATTTATCCAGATGG ATTGTATTATACTTACATAATGGTTGGAGAGCCACCAAGACCTTACTTCCTCGACATTGATACTGGGAGCGACTTGACATGGGTTCAGTGTGACGCTCCTTGCACCAGTTGTGGCAAG GGAAGAAGTCCGTTATACAAGCCAAAAAGAGAGAACGTTGTATCTTTCAAGGACTCTTTGTGTATGGAAGttcaaagaaattataatggCGATCAGTGTGCAACCTGCCATCAGTGTGACTACGAGATTCAATATGCTGACCAGAGCTCCTCTCTAGGGGTTCTTGTTAAAGATGAGTTTACCTTAAAGTTCTCCAATGGATCGTTGACCAAGTTGAACGCCATTTTCGG GTGTGCATATGATCAGCAAGGCGTGCTATTGAACACGTTGTCGAAGACTGATGGCATTCTAGGACTAAGCAGGGCTAAAGTTAGTTTACCTTCCCAGTTGGCGAGTCAAGGGATCATAAACAATGTGGTAGGTCACTGTCTTACCGGTGATCCAGCAAGTGGTGGATATATGTTTCTAGGTGATGATTTTGTGCCACAGTGGGGGATGGCATGGGTTGCCATGCTTGACAGCCCTTCCAT aGATTTTTATCAAACAAAGGTTGTGAGGATAGATTATGGAAGCAGCCCACTGAGTTTCGATACTTGGGGTAGCAACCGTGGACGAGTAGTTTTCGATAGTGGCAGCTCCTACACCTACTTCACAAAAGAAGCATATTCTCAGTTGGTTGCATCT CTTGAAGAACTCTCAGCGTTTGGGCTTATTGTTCAAGATTCATCAGATATCATTTGTTGGAGAACTGAATCATCTATCAG ATCTGTTAAAGATGTCAAGCGGTTCTTCAAGCCTTTAACGCTTCAGTTCGAGAGCAGATTTTGGATTGTGTCCACAAAACTTGAGATTCCTCCAGAGAATTATTTAGTCATCAAT AAAGAAGGAAATGTATGCTTGGGAATTCTTGATGGAAGCCAGGTACATGATGGGTCCACAACCATTCTTGGAG ACAACGCATTGCGTGGGAAGTTGGTCGTTTACGACAACGTGAATAACAGGATTGGATGGACTTCATCCGACTGTCACAATCCGAGAAGAATGAAACGCCTCCCACTCTTTTGA